The following proteins come from a genomic window of Candidatus Zymogenus saltonus:
- a CDS encoding YbhB/YbcL family Raf kinase inhibitor-like protein codes for MKRNTFPLAPRPLFVYVIAIIILLTIPLALTGQENAKLKLESPVFKHMGNIPVRYTCDGDNVSPPLVWSGIPEGCVSMVIIMEDPDAEGKTMTHWLVWNLDPNLGGLEEGILLGLVKGFTGVNDFSKHGYVGPCLESGSHVYQIKLYALKEKIELTTASSKTELMAAMEGKIIATSTLMGVYGK; via the coding sequence ATGAAAAGGAATACCTTTCCCCTTGCCCCGAGACCTCTGTTTGTTTATGTCATTGCCATCATAATACTCTTAACGATTCCATTGGCCTTAACGGGGCAGGAGAATGCAAAGCTGAAACTGGAAAGTCCCGTATTTAAACATATGGGAAATATTCCCGTAAGATATACATGCGACGGCGATAATGTCTCGCCGCCCCTTGTTTGGAGCGGGATCCCGGAGGGTTGTGTATCTATGGTCATCATTATGGAGGATCCCGACGCGGAAGGGAAGACCATGACTCACTGGCTGGTCTGGAACCTCGATCCGAACCTCGGAGGGCTTGAAGAGGGGATTCTGCTGGGACTTGTCAAGGGGTTTACCGGCGTCAACGACTTTAGCAAACACGGCTATGTGGGGCCGTGCCTCGAGAGCGGGAGTCACGTGTACCAGATAAAACTATACGCATTAAAAGAAAAAATCGAGCTGACTACAGCTTCGTCAAAGACCGAATTGATGGCCGCTATGGAAGGAAAAATAATTGCGACGTCTACGCTTATGGGGGTATATGGCAAGTAG
- a CDS encoding YbhB/YbcL family Raf kinase inhibitor-like protein: MKKEFIGGKRSLVVSAAALIAVALLVLSPSAFGQETGFVVTSPAFKEGAMIPGEYSCTGRNISPPLKWEGLPEGCVSIAIVMDDPDAPGGTWLHWLIWNIDPAPGEIPKALDAAAIGATVGKNSWRKAQYDGPCPPSGTHRYRFNVYALSEKVDLESGSGKRSLMKAIKDITLAEFTLTGRYSK; the protein is encoded by the coding sequence ATGAAAAAGGAGTTTATCGGGGGGAAACGGTCGCTTGTTGTTTCAGCGGCGGCCCTTATTGCTGTTGCCCTGCTTGTTTTGTCCCCTTCGGCGTTTGGCCAGGAGACAGGTTTTGTGGTAACGAGCCCGGCATTTAAAGAGGGGGCGATGATCCCCGGCGAGTATAGCTGTACCGGCAGGAATATATCTCCGCCCCTGAAGTGGGAGGGCCTGCCGGAGGGATGTGTATCCATTGCCATAGTGATGGACGATCCGGACGCCCCCGGGGGGACCTGGCTCCACTGGCTGATCTGGAACATAGACCCGGCTCCCGGGGAGATACCGAAGGCGCTCGACGCCGCCGCAATAGGTGCCACGGTGGGCAAAAACTCGTGGAGAAAGGCGCAATACGACGGGCCGTGTCCGCCCAGCGGCACACACCGGTACAGGTTCAATGTATACGCCCTGAGCGAAAAGGTGGACCTCGAATCCGGCTCCGGCAAGAGGAGCCTGATGAAGGCGATC